Genomic window (Phycisphaeraceae bacterium):
AAGATTGTGCGCACAGTGCAGGAGATCGTGATGACACTCGCGACGCATCCCGGCAAGCTGAGTGATCCTGCGCCCAAAGCTACGGTAGCAGCAGCACCATCTCGTCCACAACGTTCAAACCGCTTTGCGGATTCGTCAAACGATGACGAGGACAAGCCAACCAATCGCACGGGCAGCCGAGTGCGCTTCGGGATCATGCCGGGCAACTACGACGGCATCGTCTCCGGTGTGCTCATCGACGAGGTGTTCCCGGGCACAACCGCGGACAACGCGGGTCTGAAAGCGGGCGATCGCATGGTCGAGTGGAACGGGAGCAAGCTCGATTCCGTGCAGGATTGGATGCCGTTCCTCATGGATGCAAAGCCAGGCGACAAGGTCGAGATTGTGTACATCCGCAACAACGAACGCAAGACAACGACAGCGACGTTGCTTGCTGCCGATGGCGAGTAATCGCAAAGCTGATTACAGCATCAAGGGATGCTGATAATTGGATGTGTTGACCCCGGATGCAGCGCATATGCATTGCCGACGATCAATGGATCAACCTCGCCGATTTGCTTTGTATCCTTCTCGTCATAGTTGAGTGTTGTCAGCACATGCCCGATCGCGCCGAGCCTTGCGCGACGCTTGTCGTCCGACCGGACAACAGTCCACGGCGCATCGCTGGTATGCGTGTGGAAGAACATGTGATCACGTGCAATCGTGTATTCGTCCCACTTCGACACTGCTGCCTCATCGACAGGACTGAGTTTCCATTGTTTGAACACGTCTGAACGCCGCGATTCAAACCGGATTGCCTGTTCTGCTCTGCTGACCGCAAACCACAGCTTGAAGAGGTAGATCCCGTCATTGACAAGCAGTCGCTCAAACTCGGGTGTGTCGCGCAGGAACTGGGCGTGCTGTTCGGGCGTGCAGAACCCCATGACCGGCTCGACACCGGCGCGGTTGTACCACGATCGATCAAAGAACGCGATCTCGCCAGCACTTGGCAGATGGGCAATATACCGCTGGTAGTACCATTGCGTGCGTTCGGTTTCGTTCGGCTTTGGAAGGGCAACAACTCGCGCGCCGCGCGGATTGAGATGCTCGATAAACCGCTTGATCGTGCCGCCCTTGCCAGCAGCATCACGTCCTTCGAAGATGACGAGCACGCGTTGCCCGGTCGCTTTCACCCATCGCTGGAGTTTGAGCAGTTCGATCTGCTGCTGCTCGACCTTGTCCTCGTAGACTTTGCGCCGCATGCGCTTGTCGTATGGATAATCGAGATCCTCGAAGTGTTTCTCGTCCGCTTTTTTCTGTTTGTCGCCCATTGGTTTACTCTTTGCCCGATGCCTGCCCCAACTCTCGGCCGCGATCCCGCGCTTTGACAATAGCATCTGCGACTGTCTGCATGACATCGTGATTGTCCATCTCTGTTGTGGCAGCCTGCGTCGTGCCTCCCTTGCTTGTGACGGCAGTGCGCAGCTCTTGTGCGGAACTATCGGATGATTCCAGCAGGTGTGCACTTCCAACGACCGTCCTCTCAGCAAGTGTGCGAGCGGTTGCTGAGTCGAATCCAACTGCTTCCGCGCCTCGCTGCATTGCTTCGACAAGATAGAACAGGTACGCAGGTCCAGATCCTGCAATCGCAGTAAACGCGTCAAACATCGATTCATCAAGATCAATCAGTGTGCTGGTCGCAGATAGAAGCGTGCGTGCGAAAGTAAGATGTGCTTCATCAACAGTTGCACCAGCACAGATGGCAGCAATACCTTTACCCACGCCTGCAGGCGTGTTCGGCATGACTCTGATGACACGGATGTCTGCACTGTATACAGCACGCCTGAACTGGTGGCTGATTCCGTCTCGTGTACTCCCAGCGAGAATGGAGATGCAGGTACGAGGATGAGCAAGGAACTTCCGACCCGCCGCCAAATCAAAGGCAGCACAGACATCGGACAGATGTTGTGGCTTGACCGCCAGCATCAATATCGTGTCATCTGGAACATGAACAAGCGCTTCCATGACTGATGTCGTGCAACTGGCGCCGAGATGAGTGAACACCGCGTGCTTGCTGGTGTCTGGTTCTGCCAGAACGAGGTGTTGAGCATTGATTGCGCCGTTGCGGACTGCGGGTACCAGCAGAGCGGCAGCCATATTGCCAGCGCCGATACACAGCACGTGCGGATGAAGTTGCTGTTCTCTTTCCATGAAGGACGCAGCATAGCAGATATGCAAGAAAAAAACGCCCACAATCAGGTGGGCGTTTGAAAATCAGGTATTAGCACTGTCTCAAAGTGTAGTGCGGCGACGACGGGTCACTACCGTGCCGAGTGAAACCATACCGAGTGTGACAGCGAGTGGCGACGGTACATCATATGCAAAGCCGATATCGTCAAAGCCAAACGAGTCGCCCGCTTTGTCCTGACGGAACGTGATCGCGAGAATAGATTTGCCAGACTCTGCCTGAATACCCCAGAACAGAATACCGCCCTGTGAGCTGCCTTCAATGGTGTGGTCCGACGTCGAGTTGTCAGAGTAGAACACGGTCGCAAAGAGTTTGCTCTGTGCGCCTGTTCCAAGACCTGTCACGAATGTGCCGAAAGTCTTAAGTGCTTGAGTGAAATCAAACTGCACAGCACGGTTGTTACCACCGGTGCTGGACTTGAAGTACAACTTGTTTGAGTCGAGGCTAAAGCCATTGCTGGCGTCGTTGTAGCTCTTGTCAATACGCATGAACGCCGAACCGTTGGTAGCTGTAACTGTGCCAAGCCCACTGAGCGTGTGGGATGCTTTGTACGCGCTGTTTGCTCCCATTGATTCAAAGTTGAACGATTTCGCGCTGGATTCACCAGTAATGGTTGCAGTCCAAGCATCGCGTGCAGCCTGTGAAGAAGCTCGTGAAGCCCATTGATTCTGTGTGCCAGAATCCATGCCATAAAACACAACAGGATCAGCAACCGCTGCTGCAGTGAACCCGAGTGTTGCAAAGATGACAGTTCTTCGAAGCATGGTTGAATACACCCACCAGTGCGTTTCTACTAAATGCGTCGGCCAGCCACCGCGCTATGGGGGCGCAAACTCCCCACTATCAATAGGATACGTACAAACGGGTATCAGTCAAGCGATTTTCGCCAGAACAGGAGGGTTTCAGGAAATCTGAACACTTTCATAGGCTCATCATGTGAGAAACCCGCAGAAATACACCTCGAGTTTGCGTCCTATAATATTTATTAATGCGTCAATATCGTAGACGGTTCATCAATTCAACGATTGAGTGACAAGGTCCAAATAAGCATTGGCTTGGTACGGCTTAGCCCCCGATCCAGGTCGTCTGGTGGTTGCGATGCGAGCCTTGAGGAGGCTTGGATGAACTTTGGTCAGGAAGATCGATAATCGATAGCAGATTGCTGAAGCAATACAAGTCCAAGAGATCTTTACACAGGCGCATCTCGTGCTTTGCTCTCACACAGAGATGGCATCTGCCTTTGCATCTTCACACATGCAACTCAAGTTGAGACAGCAGCTTTGTCCATGTGAAAAGACCCATCTCGGATCTGAGACAAGATGTGCAAGCACAACGCTGGTATATGGACCATGCACATGGCAACTACCGAGAACAGGCGGGGTGTGCTTGGGACGATGGACAGCGTCGGATAGTGAGTTTTCCTTATTGTTTCGTTCGGGCAGCACAAGAATGTGTCGATTGACGTTTCGTGGTACCGCAGGTCCAAGAGACAACACCGGTAACTGATATATCTGTCAGTTCAAATCTGACCGAGACATGGTCTGCAGTTGAGTCCATTGGACAACTTCCTGACACACTGAATAACGACGCTCTTAGCAATGGGAGCCGCTTTGTCCTCTATGGAATCGGCTTTGTTGCATGGATCCAGGTCTTCCTCGTGGTGTGTGCTACCTGTGTTTTTCTCTCGATTCCAACGTCGATGTCGGTTGTGCAATCACATATCTCATCGTACGTGTATGGAGCTATAGCGCTTTGTGCATTGTGCTTTGGAGTGTTGGTGTGGGTGTTTCTTCGTTGCAGGCAGAGTTCCAGCGCGCAGCGTGAAGCAACCAAGCATGCTGAAGCGCGTATTGCGAGCACCATGCAGGAAGTTCGCTCACTGCGAGAAGTATGCCAACTGGCTCACGCAAAGCTTGACAACGCGCTTGAATCTGTGCGGATAAAATCAGAGTTCTTTGCAAACATGAGTCACGAGATCCGCACGCCGATGGCTGCGATTATCGGCTACGCAGATCTGCTTGCAGATCCTGCGATTGCATCATGCGATTCTAACGATGCAATCAGGACGATACGTCGAAATGGCGAGCACTTGCTGACATTGATCAACGACATTCTTGATCTGACGCGTATTGAAGCAGGACGTATGTCCATTGAGAAGCTGTCTGTTTCGCCCGCGTGGATTGTGTGCGATGTAGTAGCGATGATGAAGGTGCGTGCGCAGGCGAGAGGTATTGCGCTTGACGTGGAATGGGTTGGTGAACTGCCTGCGCAGATTGTGACCGATCCGCACAGACTCAAGCAGATTCTTGTGAACCTTGTCAGCAATGCGATTAAGTTCACAGATCACGGCGCAGTAACAGTGCGAGTCTCATACGACAACTCCTCGGGCAAGGATCTTCTCAGGTTTGATGTCATTGACACCGGCATCGGACTGACACAGGAGCAGCAGGCAGGCTTGTTTGGGGCGTATGCTCAAGGGGATGTTTCGACTGCCAGAAAGTTTGGCGGATCAGGGCTTGGACTGAAGATTTCTCTCCATCTTGCTGAAATTCTGGGGGGGCAGATTCTCATCGATTCCAAGCAAGGTGTCGGCAGCACGTTCAGTGTTACCGTTGAGACAGGGTCTCTCGAAGGCGTGATGATGATCGACATGAATGACGGCTGGGACGATCCGATTGAGGATGCAGCACCACAAACCGCATACCCAGAAAAACTGCATGGCATTCGCATCCTGCTTGCTGAGGACGGTCCAGACAATCAGCGTCTGATTTCATTTTTTCTACGCAAAGCTGGCGCGACTGTTGATATTGCAGAGAATGGTCGTGTTGCAGTTGAGATATTGCATGCGAAACCAACAGGATACGACCTGGTTGTCATGGACATGCTCATGCCCGAGATGAGTGGCATTGAGGCAACGAGGCGTTTGCGTGAATCGGGATGTCATTTGCCGATTCTTGCGCTGACCGCACGAGTGACAGCGGACGCACGACGCGAAAGTCTTGAGGCGGGTTGCGATGAGTTCCTTTTGAAACCAATCGATCGAACTCTGCTGATAGACACCTGTGCACGATTTGGATCTACAGTCACTGCTCAATCCAGACAGGCTGCTTGACTGTTTTATTGGATCTTCACTCCTTCAAACACATCTCGATTGTCGAACTTGCACAACCTTTATTTGACCTGCGCTGCAGACTTTCCGATACGCCGTTGGCGGTCTTGCCTCACATTGTGTTTGTGGCATGGACTATGACGTGAAATCTGGAGACTGACGATGGCATTCTGGAAGCGGAAGAAGAACGCTAGTGTTGGTGGCGTGAAGCACGATTGTGAGACGTCAGAACAACAATCATGTCAAAGCCAGTCGAAGACACCTCGGAAGTTGGATGAATCTTCGAAGCGAGGACCATCACTATCGAGCGAACAGCTTGAGTCCCGCATTCTCCTAAGCGCGACATGGGTGGATGCAGACTCACTTGATGATCTAGATGATGCGACGGGCGGTGATGACATCTACACCGGCGATGATGGCGACAACTTCGCGTTTGCCGGGGCTGGTGACGACCATTTATTCGGTGGCCTTGGTGACGATGTGCTTGGCGGCGGAGACGGAAACGATGTCATCGTCACAGGTACCGGGAACGATATAGCTGATGGTGGCGCAGGTGATGACATCTTCGTGGTCACCGGGCAGCACGGCGATGTTGTGCATATTGACGGCAGCGATGGTCATGACACCATTGATCTTCGTTCATATAGCGCCGATCAAGTGACAGAATCCAGCGGTACGCTCACTGTTGATCTCGGCGACGGAGAATCATTCCAGATCGTGCATAATAGTGTTGAGTCTGTTCTGCTTGGTGGTGACGACACTGCCGATGCGGTGCTTCGCACATTTACAGACTCCGACGATGCCACACAGTTCGACATGCATCTTGCGTCGACGTTGCAAAGTCATATCAGTGACAGCACCACTGAAGTCACTGTTGCTGGGTTGCCGCAGGGCGCGTCCTTGTCAAATGGCACAGCGAACCCAGACGGCTCGTGGACACTCCAGCCGGATGATCTTGACGATGTGCATCTGGTACTCCCGCCGGATGCTGATGGCACTGCCGATTTGAGCATTACAGTGCATTCCAGTACTGGGGACAACTTTGACGGAACAATCAGTACATCAAACTATGCATCGAATGACAGTGGCTTTCAGGTTTCAGCACGGAATATCAACGCTGACGGATCGTTGTCTGAGGCTTCGATTGATCGTGTGAGTTCATCATCAGATGGGCTTGGTGTTTCAGGCCACACGGGCGGTCCTGATAGCCAGCTTGGTTACGACGCACAAAGAGGTGTGTCCGAAGAGCTCGTGTTCTCGTTTGACAACGATGTCACAACCGCAACGGTGGAGATCACGCGACTGTTTGCAAACGAGGGACCGAACTCGGGAGAAGAGGCAGGCCATTGGGCAGCATACAAGGACGGCGTGCTGGTGCAGGAAGCGTCGTTCATGACTGGCAGCGGAAGTTCGCTTTCGGTGAACATCGATGTGCCAGGCGGGTTCGATGAACTCGTGTTCACTGCTGAGCAATACAGCGAAGGTCAGGAGGGCGTGACCAACGACAGCAGCGACTACCTTGTGAAGAGTATCGAGTTTCATGGTCCAACAGCATCTGAGGAGCAGACGAGCACGGTTCGGCTAGAGATGATGTCGCAGCACAACGCCAACTCGAACGACAACGTGATCGTCGGTACCAATCACAATGACACACTCCATGGCGGTGACGGGAGTGACATGATTTATGGCGGTGATGGAGACGACGTCATTGAGGGTGATGGTGGAACTGAGTCTGTTGTTGTCGAGGTGGGCGATCTCGGGGCAAGTGTCACTGCTTCTGATCAGCAGACAGGCACAGGGTACATCATGTACTCGGCTGAGAGTGTGCATACCCGCTTCAATGATCATCCGGTCCACAACGACAACGCGGATCACTTTGTGACTGTCAAGAATATCGACGGCAAGTGGTACTACGACGACAACTCAGCGCACGATCCCGGTTCGAATCCAATGAACGCGCTGCACGAGTTCACCCCGGGTGAAGACGACCTTCTTGTTGCATCACTCGACTTTGACAACGACACGGTCACATCGCTTGAAGGTACGGCTGGTACGGTTGATGGGATTGAGTCCGGATTTGCGTCGAGCGATCTGGGGTTCATCCAGGACCAGCACGGGGGCGGGTACAACGACGGTGAAGTTGCGATGACAGGTACGCACTTTGTTCGCAATGGTGCGGGCGAAGCCG
Coding sequences:
- the ppk2 gene encoding polyphosphate kinase 2, whose product is MSCRQSQMLLSKRGIAAESWGRHRAKSKPMGDKQKKADEKHFEDLDYPYDKRMRRKVYEDKVEQQQIELLKLQRWVKATGQRVLVIFEGRDAAGKGGTIKRFIEHLNPRGARVVALPKPNETERTQWYYQRYIAHLPSAGEIAFFDRSWYNRAGVEPVMGFCTPEQHAQFLRDTPEFERLLVNDGIYLFKLWFAVSRAEQAIRFESRRSDVFKQWKLSPVDEAAVSKWDEYTIARDHMFFHTHTSDAPWTVVRSDDKRRARLGAIGHVLTTLNYDEKDTKQIGEVDPLIVGNAYALHPGSTHPIISIP
- the proC gene encoding pyrroline-5-carboxylate reductase is translated as MEREQQLHPHVLCIGAGNMAAALLVPAVRNGAINAQHLVLAEPDTSKHAVFTHLGASCTTSVMEALVHVPDDTILMLAVKPQHLSDVCAAFDLAAGRKFLAHPRTCISILAGSTRDGISHQFRRAVYSADIRVIRVMPNTPAGVGKGIAAICAGATVDEAHLTFARTLLSATSTLIDLDESMFDAFTAIAGSGPAYLFYLVEAMQRGAEAVGFDSATARTLAERTVVGSAHLLESSDSSAQELRTAVTSKGGTTQAATTEMDNHDVMQTVADAIVKARDRGRELGQASGKE
- a CDS encoding response regulator — encoded protein: MVPQVQETTPVTDISVSSNLTETWSAVESIGQLPDTLNNDALSNGSRFVLYGIGFVAWIQVFLVVCATCVFLSIPTSMSVVQSHISSYVYGAIALCALCFGVLVWVFLRCRQSSSAQREATKHAEARIASTMQEVRSLREVCQLAHAKLDNALESVRIKSEFFANMSHEIRTPMAAIIGYADLLADPAIASCDSNDAIRTIRRNGEHLLTLINDILDLTRIEAGRMSIEKLSVSPAWIVCDVVAMMKVRAQARGIALDVEWVGELPAQIVTDPHRLKQILVNLVSNAIKFTDHGAVTVRVSYDNSSGKDLLRFDVIDTGIGLTQEQQAGLFGAYAQGDVSTARKFGGSGLGLKISLHLAEILGGQILIDSKQGVGSTFSVTVETGSLEGVMMIDMNDGWDDPIEDAAPQTAYPEKLHGIRILLAEDGPDNQRLISFFLRKAGATVDIAENGRVAVEILHAKPTGYDLVVMDMLMPEMSGIEATRRLRESGCHLPILALTARVTADARRESLEAGCDEFLLKPIDRTLLIDTCARFGSTVTAQSRQAA